Proteins encoded together in one Mobula hypostoma chromosome 9, sMobHyp1.1, whole genome shotgun sequence window:
- the LOC134351325 gene encoding hemoglobin subunit beta-like, with amino-acid sequence MVKLTDAQEQYIMNEWDHLDKETITAQALARVFAVYPWTTRLFKNFNGQFAACDPGVQAHADKVLKALNTAIKDLRSIEKNFHELSGKHQKIGVDTQNFKLLSQAFIVELALRDKKGFGPEEHEAAYKFFKLVTEALSSNYH; translated from the exons ATGGTGAAATTAACAGATGCACAGGAACAATACATAATGAACGAATGGGACCATTTAGATAAGGAAACAATAACTGCCCAAGCCTTGGCAAG GGTATTCGCGGTCTATCCCTGGACGACCAGGCTGTTTAAGAATTTCAATGGCCAGTTTGCAGCCTGTGACCCTGGTGTTCAGGCTCATGCAGACAAAGTGCTAAAGGCTCTAAACACTGCAATTAAAGATTTGAGGAGTATTGAAAAGAATTTCCATGAACTCAGCGGTAAACATCAAAAAATCGGAGTGGACACTCAAAACTTCAAG CTTCTCAGCCAGGCCTTCATTGTTGAACTCGCTCTTCGTGATAAAAAAGGATTCGGACCAGAGGAACATGAAGCTGCCTACAAGTTTTTTAAACTGGTGACAGAAGCTCTCTCCAGCAACTACCACTAA